Genomic segment of Benincasa hispida cultivar B227 chromosome 1, ASM972705v1, whole genome shotgun sequence:
ataaaattatttaataaaaaagtttcaaaacaaaaatagtaaccataaaagcatattatttagagttaaaTAAAAAACccagatatatgaactcaactctgcatCTACATATGAACTTAGACTAAATAACTTTGTATTCtaaacacaaacatataaacTCCACAGATACATAAACttcacagacatatgaactcaaaaCATCTTATCTCAACTGAGCATCCCAAACAACCCATTTATAATCCATTGAAGGTATATGAAAATATTTCTTAATCTAATTGTATAAGTTTAGGGATAAAAGTGGAATGATTTTTTGGACCTAAAACTAGTTTCGATTTGAAATGTGAGATAAATAGTAGTAGGAGGGGATGTTTTTACTTGAGTAATAGAATGTGTTGATGAGAAATGAAATAGATGTATATGGGCAtctcttctttttaaaaactttgtGGGTaacaaggggaaaaaaaagtttGCAGGGAAAAATATGAAAACGAGTAAAAAAGGAAGGGTATATGAGCATAATCTCAGTACACACAGAACGAGCACAGTAAAGTTGAATCTTTTGTTACCACTTTTGAGGGTGAAAAAACTTTATGCTTGTCAATCACTACTTTTCCCTCTATTAAATTTGGtaattaaaatgaataaataaaaacaaccccttttctaagaaaataaaaatataaattattccTCTCATCAAAAGCCTACCAATTTGGTACCTCCAAATGCTATCAGTTCATGGAGGGACTCCATTTATTCCTCTCTCCTCCAAAATTCAAGCCCATTTATATAATcattattttaacttttaatttactCATTGTTTTTAAAgctaatcaattttaataaatgatCTAAATTGATTAACTTACAgataacttaaatatttaacgGATACAATTTAGAAGTTTAATCATCATACGTTTTACTATgagttataagtttaattttcaatgaTTCTCAAATTTCGAAAGGTTATAATTTCACCTTTGAATTTtgagtaggggtgttcaaaaaaccggATGATCCGAAAAAACCAATCAATCCAACTTAATCTGTACTATTTGGATGGGGTTATTAACTCATTTGGGATGGGTTGagatcaaataaatgaaaattttatggattaaGTTAGTTCATAGGTTTTAACTAATATAATCCGAATTAatctgaatttattattaactttaaaatatatatttttttattacttataacacaattatttatacatatattaattttagttttatttaattccaatatttttttaaataatttacccttcaacaattcttaaaagtagtttctttacattttgaaagaaaaatttcagtatataaattgaaattgagttgttaatcttaattcaatatatgaaattaaataaattagatttatacatatttacgttttacttttttttagatgataaataaatgacccgattaatcCGAACCAACCTAacacaaatatttcatggtttggTTGGAttaggttcattttttaataagcaTTATCtggattgaagaaatttacCACTTGAACAATTAGATTAAATCTAAACAATGTtctaacccaacccataaatATCCTAAATTTTTCGTGATTTATCATCAGATTTTCATGAGGTCTActttattaacttaaaattcaaatagAAACCATACTCGAAATACAAAAACCAAAAGTAATTTTTGAAGAGTTGGAGTTAATGAGAGTTGGGGATTAGGAGGGAACAGAGTTGTCGTTCAAAACTCAAAAACGTCATGTCGGTCTGAGCAATTCCCTGCAGAAACTtttattgttgtttatttttccCTCCATGGTTCTACTTTCGGCTCCAagattttatttctatttttaatttcatccaatgttttttttattatataataattatttttaattaacctAAAGTTTGATTTGacagtttcttttttttaaaaaattaattttgtgtttGTGAAAAATGAAACCCAAGTGGCTGTTTGTTTGTGATTTACTAGACATCCCTCTCCTCTCTCCATCAAATCAGTTACCATTTTCACCAATCAAGTTTATATAGACTTCCAAAATTGGGCTCCGCCAACTAACATTTTGGGCCATTTTTCCCCTTACAGCCCAAACTTGTTGGGCCTCTTTCAAGCCATCTTGTTCGTTTCCAATGGGCATTGTAATAATTTGAGAAATTTTGTGGTTATGGACCCGATAGTTTGGGAATACTCTCAATTTAGTCCAATGTTACAATGACAATATTTAGGAAAggtagattttttatttttgatggATATAAAAGAAACCATTGTTTATAAGATAAAATAATAGATACTAAATTAAAAATCTTGAAAGcataagtttaatttattatttatttattttttaacaatgTGTGGTAGTAGAAATACTATGTCAGTTGATTATActaataaaactaaataataatatacaaaCTCATAAGGATAGGATTATATTTGTGTTTTAAcctcctttaaaaaaaaatctatttttataaaCTAATCATTTATTTTAATCGTAATAAGAGGAAAATGAATACTAATCATAACTTTTAAGTTGATTtcaaatacttttattttagaatcttgtatatatttaaacttaTTTATCATTAACGAGTATGATCAAAATAATAGcgccaataaaaaaaattggactaATAGTGACTCATGACAAAAGACATGtgaataaattgaatttaaaaacatGTAGACCCTAGTATCTAGATTTCACTCCCTAGAGAAGTTAGCTAAAAGTAGAAATTTAGTGAAGAACAAACATTGATTGTTTGATTTGAATACTTTGAAAAgacaatttatataaaaatattaaaaatgtggATCTATGCCTcacaaaaggaaaaggaaaacccaagtgaaaaaaaaaaaaatcaagaatttGTGTCTTTTTGGCATATCTTCTTTTTGACTAATAATCTCACTTCCAATCCAAGTCTAAGAAGCCAACTCCCCAATGAATTCCTTTCACATTACATGAACCCTTAAAAGAAAAACCATTAAGAAAAGCTTATAATTCACAATTTGTCTTCCCCATTAATTATATTCAAACAAAACAATTTCTTCACATTTCCCTTTCTCAtctctctcaaatccattttttttttcttttgctttttgcTTTTTGCTTGTATCTTTCTCATTTTAGAGTCAACAAAGAGACAGACAAGATTTGTCTCAAAACCTACAAAGCCTTTCAGCTGCCATTAGAAGGAGCTTGGCAACTCCTTGTGTCCACATATCATATTCTCTTTGGTTTCTACACTCGAATTCCACCACCCCTCGCAGCAGCGTTTTCAGCCCGAAGTAACGGCGGTCCTCGCCGCCTTCCAGCAGGTGCCGCCCTGGCCATGCCGGAATATCTTTCACTACATCCACCACCAAATCTGTACAAATATAAACACAACAATTTTAAAGTGAGAATTTCCAACATTTTGGTTTGTcaaatatgttttaaatattgagTTTTGATTAAATTTGGTtcctatattttattaattaatttaaaagaattaaaagaattgTAACTACTTAACTTTGACGGGTTTTTGTAactactattaaaattaattttacaatttcacttcattattattttaataaattaattaatagaaatgcACGCTAAATATTGAAGATgcatatttagtaaaaaatcaagataaaaatagaaatattgacATTTGCagaccaaattaaaacaaatctcaaatcgtaagataaaaattaaaacattttaaatcctATGGACTAAACATAAACTAATTGCCCGTTTAGATTAACACgagaaaaaaagaatttttcaaaaactcatttttatttaaactcttttgacgaaaaaactattttgaacaGTTgtcaaatattacaatttttttaaaaatgatttattttaaacactttaaaatgtattaaaaaaacGTCTTAAATCCAAAACCTAAAAATAaatggaaatatatatatatatatatatttctcttttaaaatatagatttaaatTGTAAAATGATTGGTTtggtatttttccaactttgcTGCGTGTGCTTTTTAGCTTTCATTAATCCCCGTGAAGAGAATAAAATGAAAGTAGAGCCACCTCCCATACACCTTATTCAAATTAGTAGAGACTACAAAGTGTAAAGCtgtaaataattattaaataaataaataacttactctttttctttttggttatgGTCCCAGCCACGTGTCTGCTCTTCATCTTCACCACAACCTGTGTACAGTAACACAAACCCATTCACTCACTATTTTTTCTCACCACCatctatttctttatttatcttcgtgaaatattgtttaaaacttttaattattatttttttcttaaaaaaaacacgTTGATGCGACATAATGAATTTATACTCTCGTAATATAAAAATTTTTACCCACGAGTTGtatcatattttctttattcacgctataaatttatttttatcaaaactAGTGGATCTCACATTAATATTTATGGACCTATCTTATTTCTAAAAGCATGGTACGATGACTCATAATAAATGAAGGGTGGCGTAGTATGTGaacattttccaatttttttcctctttaggTTCATTGGGACTATattgaattttataatttatatcttCATTAAAAGCTAAAATGAACATAACTTAACTGATATAGTGCTTGTACTATCAAAACCTTGAAATAAAAGAGAATGAGAAAATACCTGATTTGTTCTGTTGATATAAACAGAGACCAGTTTCCAATGAAGATCACCTACAAATTCAATAGAATATGATGATTGCTAATTTCTTCCTAAAAAATTCTATGTATATTATCTTATAGTTGGCTTCAATTATACCTAAACATttaaaagtttcattttaacccttgaaatttaaagtttatttcaCAACAATCTTTGTATGCTTTTTTCAACaagttcacaaaaaaaaaaaaaaaaaaaaaaaaaaaaaaacagaaagggaaaaaaactcATTGTGCATCTCTTCCTGTTTTTAATCCCATACTCCCAATTTTTGTATTtcgtttataatttttttgcaAACTCAAagcaaaaatctaatttttaataTGTGTTTAGATTTGTTTACGTAAACATACATAAATTTTTCCATTCATGAATTTACAAATATTATAATGAAAATTctgaaagtttaagaatataattaaaattgttaagagtattttttatgaaaaataagaaaaaagaaaaaacaagttACCATTGCGAGTACGTTTAAGTAGTTCACAGCCATTAGCAAGCAAAGCCCTATGGCAGACAGTGAGGAAATTATCTTGACGTTGAATTTGAAGATTTGACTCATAGGTAGCTGCAACTGGTCCAAACTCACCGCTAAACTCTGGATTCACAATAATGTTATTAAAATTACCATGGACACTGTCACAGTAGCCCCCACTCAACGACGCTCCAATCCCTTTCTCTGTTGGAATTACTGTCGCCGCATTCCATACATCCCTCATCGCCCGAGACTTCAACGTTGCCGCTCCTCTTAATGCTACAGTTTCCGTCAACACAAACACGtcttaatttcattttcttgaagGGAAGGAAGTTGAAATATTATGTAGTATGTACCAAAAAGTTAGAATATCAAATTAAAGTTAATGAATAGACTTTTAAGAGTGTACTTGTTAAGTTTTTGAACTTCATATCTAAAAACATATATactctatttaaaaaaaaaatgatactagattttcaattttataaaaaaaaaatataatatagacattttaattttgtatctaatacatgtgtaataaataaaatataacttaacTTATGTTAtaccaaatttgaaatttaaagaacCATTAGACTAACATGTACAAATATaatcttaaaatcaaaatattctttatcaatttaatttgatcatatttcaattaattaagatATATTATCTTTAATCAAgaagtttaagatttaaatttattaaatgttaaaaaaaaaatcaaagacaaATTAGAGCAGCTCCAAAAGTAAAAAAGACAGTAAGCTATGAAATTTTGTTGGGCTCAACACACCGTATAGtcgaaaaaaagaaggaaaaaaaaaagacaatacAACCTGTGGCAGCGGCGGCGGTGAGGGTCATAATATCGCCGGCGGTCCTGACATTGACGGCAGAGCTAATGACGGAAGCGAGGTGATCATGTTCGGCTCCCATTGCCTCAGCGGCCTCCACACACTGAGCGGCAACCAAGGTAGCGGCGGAGGCCATAGCAATATCAGTCTTGGGTATTTCTTCGCCGTCATTTGCATGGGAGGAAGACGCAGAAGCAGAGGCAATGGCGGCGATGGCAGCGGCAACCCCTGCAACCGAAACAGCAGCATGAAGCTGAGCATTCTGAACTCTGTTTTCCTCTTTCCTCCTCTCCTTACGCTCCTTCAGCCAACGGCCAACGGTCTTTCCGCCCCCGAGAGCGGCGGAGGCGCCGGAGCCATTGACGGTGGCTCTCAAATGGGTACTCAAAGAATAATTGGAGCGGTAAAGCTGCATGGAATGTTGGCGATTCATGATTTAGAGAAATTTCGGGGAAATGGGtatttgtttaattgaacaagaATTGAGGTTGCCAATTGCCATTATTGGTAGGAAACTGGACGAAATTGCTCTGAATAATCGTTGCCGGAAAAGCCCTGTTTCTCAGagctccaccattgattttagAGAACCTAAAATCCTGAAGACTAGGTCTCTTCAAACTTTCTATGGTTAATTCTTAACCAATTCTGGTCCTCACAGGGTCAACTGTTTCTCTATACCCCTATTTTAAATTTACCCATTTCCTAATTTTTGTTTCGTTTTTAGTTATTCTAAAAATGTTCAACTAAAATCTGTTTCTTTTAATAGTTCAATAATGTCATCAACAAATTACCCTATTATCTTTCCCCATCTCATCTAAAAAtggaaattgaatatacaaCTAACAATTTGTTAAGGTTGAACAGGAGAACGAACATCTGAAGTTAAGATTGATAACACGTTTTTATGGTAGTTGAGTTatgttattttagaaaaaaaaaaaaagttcttatTGACTTTACCATTTTAAAAGATAtcgattttgttttaaaaagcaCAATATTAATCTtatcaatttttcaaaactatttaaGAGTAAAACTATATAcgaattttaaatgaaaattaaaatgtgaaatAAGTAAGACAATAGTTTATAATAGTTTTCGTTTTAAATTACCGTCATAGGttttaaatctcatttttacttcaataataattttcacaTTTATAAAAGaccaaaaagaaattataaatgagtaggtttttttttttccccttaaattCACTTTAGTTtaaacattattaaaaaaaatgaacacgAAAACATT
This window contains:
- the LOC120073306 gene encoding VAN3-binding protein isoform X1, whose product is MSRPSSHTPLDSSLEFLSRSWRVSPSTHFVNSKTPAASHGGGNWGDIVLEDSSGDAEGFLVFMNPFSFTSSETSQMVMDRILSHSQDVSPRTSGRLSHSSGPLNAAHSGGGSLTDSPPFSPSEIADLDAKLYRSNYSLSTHLRATVNGSGASAALGGGKTVGRWLKERKERRKEENRVQNAQLHAAVSVAGVAAAIAAIASASASSSHANDGEEIPKTDIAMASAATLVAAQCVEAAEAMGAEHDHLASVISSAVNVRTAGDIMTLTAAAATALRGAATLKSRAMRDVWNAATVIPTEKGIGASLSGGYCDSVHGNFNNIIVNPEFSGEFGPVAATYESNLQIQRQDNFLTVCHRALLANGCELLKRTRNGDLHWKLVSVYINRTNQVVVKMKSRHVAGTITKKKKNLVVDVVKDIPAWPGRHLLEGGEDRRYFGLKTLLRGVVEFECRNQREYDMWTQGVAKLLLMAAERLCRF
- the LOC120073306 gene encoding VAN3-binding protein isoform X2, which codes for MSRPSSHTPLDSSLEFLSRSWRVSPSTHFVNSKTPAASHGGGNWGDIVLEDSSGDAEGFLVFMNPFSFTSSETSQMVMDRILSHSDVSPRTSGRLSHSSGPLNAAHSGGGSLTDSPPFSPSEIADLDAKLYRSNYSLSTHLRATVNGSGASAALGGGKTVGRWLKERKERRKEENRVQNAQLHAAVSVAGVAAAIAAIASASASSSHANDGEEIPKTDIAMASAATLVAAQCVEAAEAMGAEHDHLASVISSAVNVRTAGDIMTLTAAAATALRGAATLKSRAMRDVWNAATVIPTEKGIGASLSGGYCDSVHGNFNNIIVNPEFSGEFGPVAATYESNLQIQRQDNFLTVCHRALLANGCELLKRTRNGDLHWKLVSVYINRTNQVVVKMKSRHVAGTITKKKKNLVVDVVKDIPAWPGRHLLEGGEDRRYFGLKTLLRGVVEFECRNQREYDMWTQGVAKLLLMAAERLCRF
- the LOC120073306 gene encoding VAN3-binding protein isoform X3, which encodes MSRPSSHTPLDSSLEFLSRSWRVSPSTHFVNSKTPAASHGGGNWGDIVLEDSSGDAEGFLVFMNPFSFTSSETSQMQDVSPRTSGRLSHSSGPLNAAHSGGGSLTDSPPFSPSEIADLDAKLYRSNYSLSTHLRATVNGSGASAALGGGKTVGRWLKERKERRKEENRVQNAQLHAAVSVAGVAAAIAAIASASASSSHANDGEEIPKTDIAMASAATLVAAQCVEAAEAMGAEHDHLASVISSAVNVRTAGDIMTLTAAAATALRGAATLKSRAMRDVWNAATVIPTEKGIGASLSGGYCDSVHGNFNNIIVNPEFSGEFGPVAATYESNLQIQRQDNFLTVCHRALLANGCELLKRTRNGDLHWKLVSVYINRTNQVVVKMKSRHVAGTITKKKKNLVVDVVKDIPAWPGRHLLEGGEDRRYFGLKTLLRGVVEFECRNQREYDMWTQGVAKLLLMAAERLCRF